The following are from one region of the Salvia splendens isolate huo1 chromosome 2, SspV2, whole genome shotgun sequence genome:
- the LOC121780202 gene encoding ent-copalyl diphosphate synthase, chloroplastic-like, with the protein MKSFKSFFRIPYVNNNIYLELAKLDYNNCQALHQQEWKDLQKWCRNSNLGVFGLSEGSLMQAYYVVAASIFESEKSLERLAWAKTVILMQTITSHFNSAEQKRAFIDEFERDSVLTYANGVRYKTRPNLVGILLRTLNQLSLDTLSAQGCNIHQPLKDATWEGRGGRDAELLVQTLNLSGRVRTESKELTSLHLKYDYLMQVTVSVCDKLRLFQHRKDRNGCMAGAGGITTLDIESAMQELGKLVVTKSAGDLDSQIKQNFFIIARSFYCSAYCNIGTINFHISKVLFERVQ; encoded by the exons ATGAAATCTTTTAAATCTTTTTTCAGGATTCCATATGTGAACAATAACATATATCTCGAGCTAGCAAAATTGGACTATAATAATTGCCAGGCGTTACACCAACAAGAATGGAAAGACCTCCAAAA ATGGTGCCGAAATTCGAATTTGGGTGTGTTCGGTTTGAGTGAAGGAAGCCTTATGCAAGCATACTACGTTGTTGCCGCATCAATTTTTGAGTCAGAAAAGTCACTAGAGCGCCTCGCTTGGGCAAAGACTGTGATTTTAATGCAAACTATCACGTCACATTTCAATTCGGCCGAGCAAAAGCGTGCCTTCATCGACGAATTCGAACGTGACAGCGTCCTCACGTATGCAAATGGAGTAAG GTACAAAACAAGACCAAATTTGGTGGGGATATTACTCAGAACTCTAAATCAACTTTCATTGGATACATTGTCGGCACAAGGCTGCAACATTCATCAACCATTGAAAGATGCA ACTTGGGAAGGGAGAGGAGGCCGCGACGCGGAGCTATTGGTGCAAACACTAAACCTAAGTGGCAGGGTGAGGACTGAGTCAAAGGAGTTGACATCGTTACACCTGAAATATGATTATCTGATGCAGGTGACTGTTAGTGTCTGCGATAAGCTTCGTCTATTTCAACATCGAaag GACCGAAATGGGTGCATGGCTGGTGCCGGAGGGATTACGACTTTGGACATAGAATCGGCGATGCAAGAATTAGGGAAATTAGTTGTTACAAAATCTGCAGGTGATTTGGATTCACAAATTAAGCAAAACTTTTTTATTATTGCTAGAAGCTTTTATTGTTCAGCTTATTGTAACATAGGAACTATTAATTTCCATATTTCGAAAGTACTCTTCGAAAGAGTACAATGA